DNA from Gemmatimonadota bacterium:
AACCGGCGCGGTCGAACAACACGGGCATCACTTACCCCTGAAAGTCGATCATCTATGTGCCAATGCCGTGGCGACCGAAGGCGCGCGCTTAAAACCGGAATACAGCCTGGTGCTACCGCCCGTGAGTTATGGCTATGTACACCACGTCATGGATTTTCCCGGCTCGCTGAATATACACTACGAACACTTCATTCAGTACCTGCTGGACATCTGCAAAAGCCTTGCCTATCACGGCTTTAAAAAAATGATCCTCGTCAACGGACACGGTTCCAACCACAACCTGGTCGAAATGGTCGCCCGGCGCACAATCGTAGAAACAGACGCGAGTTGTGCTTTCTGCTCGTGGTGGCAATTGCTCAAGGTCGATCCGGACTTTGACAAAGAATGGCGCGAGAGCGTATTTCCCGGCGGATGTTCGCATGCGGGCGAATTGGAAACATCCATGTTGCTCCATTTGTCTCCAGAAAGCGTACGCAAGGATAAAATCAAGAGCGAAATCGCCAGGACCAACAAGCGAGGATCCAAATTTGTCTGGACCGATCTGTTCAGCAGAGGACCTGTGGGAATCATTGAATGGACGAGTCAATATACAGATTCTGGCGTGATGGGCGAGGCGGAAAAGGCAACCGCAGAAAAGGGCAAAATAGTCTTTGAAGAGGCGAGCAAAAATCTGGCGCAATTCGTCGAAGAATATTATCATCAAAAGATTGAAACCCCCACGCAAAAGCAGGCACAAGAACCGACATTTCCACTGTCGTTTACCAGTCATTGAGCATTCGCACAAGGAGAAAACATGAAACTCGCAACTTATTCAGTCGGCGGTGCAGAATCCATTGGCGCAGTCGTCGCAAATGATTCGATTATCGTCGATCTCGCCGCAGCAGACAGCGCATTAGCCCAATCGGAAAACCCTCCCTTTTTCACGGATATGCTGACCCTTCTCGAAGCCGGAGCAGAAGGACGGTCTGCGGCACAACAGGCGGCGGCTGATGCTGAAAAGCGTTTGAATGGCACACCGGATGGCGAGACCAGCTTTGCCGTCAGCGACGTCAAATTGAGCGCACCAATCCCCAATCCACGCAAATTATTCTGCCTGGCGGGGAATTATCAGGATCACATTGAAGAAAGCGGCACGACCAAGATGCAAATTCAGGACAAGGAAACGCCGCGCGTATTTATGAAGCCCCCAACATCGACAGTAATTGGACCGGGCGATCAAATTTTGATCCCCCCCATCGCAAGAGGCGTAGATTGGGAAGGCGAATTGGCCGTCGTAATAGGCCGAGAAGCAAAAGGCGTACAGGCAGAAGACGCGCTGGATTATGTCGCGGGTTATACCGTCATGAACGATGTCTCAGAGCGCATGTTGCAAATCAAAAAGCGCACGGATAGCCGACCAAGAGATGAATGGTTTGACTGGTTAAACGGCAAATGGCTGGACACCTTTGCACCCCAGGGACCGTGGATTGTAACCTCAGACGAAATTACAGATCCACACACCCTCGACATCAGCACGTATGTGAATGGCGACCGCAAGCAACACAACAACACGGGACAAATGTTGTATCCCGTAGATAAAATTATCGAATACATCTCGGCAATCATCACACTCGAACCGGGCGACCTGATCAGCACAGGCACAATTTCGGGTGTGGGCGATACAACGGGAACCTATATGCAACCAGGCGACACGGTGGAAATTGAGATCTCGGGCATCGGCCGATTGGTAAATACAGTGGCTGCAAGTGAGAAATAGCTGTCTCACTCTTAATTGAGAAAATAATGGCAGGCACGGGCAACCGCTGCCTGCCTTCTGTGTACCAGTGAAAGGACTCAAACATGACCCGACCAAACTTGCTCTACATCCACTCAGACCAGCACAGCCCAAAAGTGCTCGGCTGTTATGGCGATTCCCTCGTTCAAACACCCCATCTGGATGCACTCGCTGCACAGGGTGTGAGATTTAACAATGCCTATTGTCCATCGCCTGTATGCACGCCATCGCGGATGTCGATGTTAACGGGAAGGTATCCTTATGAGAATGAAGTATGGACAAACCATCACATCCTGGATTCGGGACGACCAACCCTCGCGCATGCAATGGGCGCGGCGGGCTACCACCCCGTGCTCATAGGCCGCATGCACGCCCTGGGCACAGATCAACTGCACGGGTATGTGGATCGTCCCGTTGGAGATCATTCTTCGAATTACCCGGGCACAGGCGATGCCCCCAGCAACTTAATCCAATCGGTTCAAAAATCAGGTGCGGGCCAGAGCAGTTACGAAGTACACGATGAAGATGTGACAGCGTCAGCAGTTGATTTTATCAATCGAGAAGGCATAAGAAAACGCAGCGGACAAACGGATACCCCCTTTTGTATGCATGTGGGATATATGTTACCACACTCGCCTTATATTGCGCGAAAAGCGGATTACGACCAGTACATCGACGTGATTACACCACCAAAACATCCAAAACCCACAGGCGATGAGTCGCATCCCTTTTTTGAATGGTGGCGAAACCGGAACCGTTTCTTAGAAATTGACGATGCCGACACCACGCGCGCTCGCGCAGCTTACTGGGCACTGGTCACGGCGATGGATCGCATGATCGGACAACTTTTGGAGGCATTAGAAAAGAATGGATTTACACAGAACACAATGATCGTATATTCATCAGACCACGGCGAACATGTGGGTGAAAAAGCATTGTGGATGAAGCGAACATTTTACGAAGAATCCGTTCGAGTACCGGCAATTATTTCCTGGCCCGATGCACTGCCCAAGGGACAGGTCAATAACCGCGTCGTCAGCGCATTGGACTTAAATGCGACCATGCTCGACGCATTGGGCGCACCCGAATTGCCCCATTCGCGCGGGCGCAGCCTGTTGTCATTGCTGCGCGGTGAAGTGGATACATGGGAAGACATTGCCTTTTCGGAATACTGTATCTACGAAGGCCATTACCAGCGCATGATTCGACAGGGCGATTGGAAACTGATTTACTATCACGGCTATGATCCGCAATTATTCAATCTATCCGAAGATCCAGAGGAATTGTACAATCGGGCGGACGACAGCGAATGTCAGGCGATTCGGCAAGAACTGACAGCAAAAGTACTGGATGGCTGGGATCCTGAGTGGGTTGCGAAAAAAATGCAGGAAAAAAGAAGGGATCTGGAAGTCATTCGGGAATGGGCAAGCGCGACAAATGCCCCCGAACAATGCAAGTGGCCTCAAACCTCACAAATGACGTATTTGGATTAAAGTAGAATTTAATCCTTGACCATAATCGCATTTCCGATATTTTCAATCCAGAAAAAATATCTACAAGGGTTTTGAGGAGGGATGATTGATGGTGAGGTCTAAGTTTTTGGCCGACCGATTTTTTGTCGGCCTTTTTTGTGTACTCATGGCGAGTTTAAGCGGTTGTGATTATCTATTACCGAAAGAAACAGTCTATGTCACCGTCGCAATTCTGAATCTGCGCGAAAAGCCAACGACAAAATCGCAGGTCGTTGAGCGCTTGCAGCGCGGTCGCGAACTGGAGATTTTTGAAAGAGCCAATCCCTGGTTACGTGTACGCACAGATGGAAAAACTGAGGGATGGGTACATGGCAATTATGTCGGAGACGCCGCAGCCGTGCGTGCAGCTTTGCAAAAAGACCTCGCGCGTCGTTCCGGTACGCGAAAAAAGCGGCCTATAGCACGCCCAACTCAGCCTGCAACTGAACCGCAAGCGACACAAGAAACACAAGCAACGCAACCGTCTCCCGGCGCCCTATCCATTGATGGCATGATCGAGGGAATGCCCGGTGATCTGATACTGGAAGAAGTAGATCCCCTCGAAGGTCAGCCACGCCACTTTGGTGCAACGGGCAGCGGACAAGTCGTCCTGGAATTCTGGGGTCCAGAAGCCGATTTGTTGCGATCCGAAATTATGGTAACCGTACTCGATATATCAGATGCCGACTTGAACCGCAATGCAGACCTCGTGCGCTTGTTTATCCGAAATGCCGTACCGCAATGGCAACGCGACACAGTCTGGGTCGCAAATTTCTTGCGGGAATTGTCGAGCCAGGATGTTGGCACAGGTGGGTTTGACACACGCAGCAAAACCGTCAGATTCCGATTTATCAAACCTCTGAGTGCGATTCGCGTGACAATTGAAAAAGCATCGTGAATAGCACTCCCCTGCTCAAACAAAAACGCCGAGGACTTTTGCCCTCGGCGTTTTATTGTGATATCCAACCTTTACTTCTTTTTATCATCCACAACTTCATATTCAGCATCAACAGTCCCATCGTCGCTCTGTTTGGGACCTTCTGCGCCACCTGGTGGCGGTTCTCCTGGCGCCCCCTGAGGTCCCTCTTCCGCTGCAGCTTGTTGATAGAGTTCACTCGCAACCTGATGCCAGACCTGGGTGAGATTCTCATTCGCCGATTTAATCGCATCGACATTGTCCCCTTTGAGAGCATCTTTGACCTTGTCAACAGCCTCTGTCACTTTGGCCTTCGTCTCAGCGCTGACCTTGTCACCCATCTCTTCAATCTGTTTTTCGGTCTGATGCACCTGCTGCTCAGCTGCATTTTTGATTTCCACAGCCTCGCGTTTCTGCTTATCTTCGGCGGCATTCGCCTGTGCGTCATTGACCATTTTATCAATCTCCGCATCTGATAATCCCGACGAGGCCTCGATGCGAATATTTTGCTCTTTGCCCGTACCCTTGTCTTTAGCCGAAACATTGAGAATGCCATTTGCATCGATGTCAAATGTAACCTCAATTTGCGGCACACCGCGCGGCGCAGGTGGAATACCATCGAGATGGAACCGACCAATGGTGCGATTATCTACTGACATATCGCGCTCGCCCTGCAAGACGTGAATTTCCACTGAGGGCTGACTGTCGGCAGCAGTTGAAAACACTTCGGCCTTTTTCGATGGAATTGTGGTGTTGCGATCAATAAGGCGCGTCATCACGCCGCCGAGCGTTTCAATACCCAGCGAGAGCGGCGTCACATCGAGCAACAGCACATCGGTCACATCCCCAGAGAGCACACCCGCTTGAATAGCCGCACCAATGGCGACAACTTCATCGGGATTTACCCCCCTGTTAGGCTCTTTGCCAAAAACTTCCTGCACAATTTCCTGTACTTTGGGGATGCGCGTTGAACCGCCCACCAGAATCACCTCATCAATATCAGAAGCCGAAAGACCGGCATCCCGAATAGCCTGTTCACAAGGCCCTTTTGTGCGATGGACGAGATCATCGACAAGTTGCTCAAATCGCGCGCGTGACAGGTTGACATTGAGATGCTTGGGTCCAGATGCATCGGCCGTGATAAACGGCAGATTGATATCGGTAGATGCGGAAGTCGATAGTTCGCACTTGGCTTTTTCTGCCGCTTCTTTCAAGCGTTGCAAAGCCATGGGATCCTGGCGCAAATCCACGCTATTTTCTTTTAAAAATTCCTCAGCCAGAAAATCAATAACGCGCTGATCAAAGTCATCGCCACCCAAATGGGTATCGCCATTGGTGGATTTGACTTCAAAAACGCCATCGCCCAGTTCGAGAATGGAAATGTCAAATGTGCCGCCACCGAGATCGAAAACCGCGATTTTTTCATCGCTCTTTTTGTCCAGCCCATAAGCCAGTGATGCAGCCGTGGGTTCATTGACAATGCGCAACACATCGAGGCCAGCAATTTTGCCGGCATCTTTGGTAGCCTGTCGCTGTGCATCGTTAAAATATGCGGGAACCGTGACGACAGCCTGCGTGATGGTTTCACCGAGATAATCCTCAGCGGTTTGCTTCATCTTTTGAAGCACCATCGCCGAAATCTCGGGCGGGGTATATGTCTTGTCGTCGAGCTGTACAGACGCCAGCCCATTGGCGTCACTCGTAACCGTGTAGGGCACTTCGGAAATTTCAGTGCTCACCTCTTCGCGGCGGCGACCCATAAACCGCTTGATAGAATAAATAGTCTTGGCCGGATTGGTCACAGCCTGCCGTTTGGCAACCTCACCAATGAGGCGCTCCCCATCTTGTGCGAATGCAACGACAGAGGGCGTCGTGCGCCCCCCTTCTGAATTTGGAACAACAACCGGGTCGCCGCCTTCCATCACAGCGACACAAGAATTGGTCGTTCCCAGATCAATGCCTATTACTGTGCTCATTGCAAAATTCTCCTTATTTGGCTCCCATGTCAGAGCACGGGATATGATAGAATATAATTTCTGTTTTTACGCTGCTTTAGAGTCTGAATTCTTTGACTCAGAAGTCTTTTTGGTCTCTGATTTTTTCTTATCAGATTTCTTTTCTTTAGATGCTTCTTTATCTTTTTTAGCTGCTTCCTTGTATCCATCACTTCGATAATCTGTGATATAAAAGCCCGATCCCTTAAAGATCAGACCTGCACCGCCGCTGATGAGACGCTCAACTTTTTGCTCGCCGCATTCGGGACACAGGCGAATGGGATCGGCGGTGATGGAGTGAAAAGCTTCAAATTCGTGCTCGCATGCAGTACACGCATATTCATAAGTCGGCATAAGAGATCCTCTGATTTGGATTGGTGGAATGTACAGCCGTTTTATAAAGCAATAAATATACCAGAAAGGCTGAAAATTTGTAATTTAATATAAAATAACTGTTTATTTTTATTTCGAGATTTATACAATTTTGAAAAATTTGCCATATTGTCTGAATTATTGCCATATTGTCAACATAAGTCACAACGAAAAGGAGCGCCCTGTCATCATGCGCTCCTTTTCATTTTACGCCCTGCCCCGGGTCTATGCGGCATTTTGAACCGCCGCAACAACAGCCTCGGCGGCTTCCTTGAGCTTTCGGGCAACGGTAAATTCAAGACCTGAATTTTCGAGAATTTGCGCACCTTCCTCGGCATTCGTCCCCTGCAATCGCACCACCAGCGGTACATTGATCTCGATATCTTCAAGCGCGGCAACAACGCCTTCTGCCACGCGGTCACAGCGCACAATGCCGCCAAAAATATTGATCAGCACAGCTTTGACAGCTTCGTCGGACGTGAGAATACGCATCGCATTCTTGACGCGCTCGACATTGGTACCCCCACCAACATCGAGAAAATTTGCCGGTGACGACCCCGCGTATTTGACAATATCCATCGTAGCCATCGCCAGACCTGCGCCATTGACCATACAGCCGACTTCACCGTCGAGTTTGATATAATTGAGATCGTATTTTGAAGCCTCGACCTCAAGCGGGTCTTCCTCGTCAACATCGCGCAATTCATAGATATCCGAATGGCGATACATCGCACTATCATCAAAGTTCATCTTGGCATCCAGAGCCAGAACCTCACCACTTTTGGACACAACGAGAGGATTGATTTCTGCGAGTGAACAATCGGTCTCTATATATGCTTTGTAAAGAGCAGTTATAAAAACGACCCCCTGTTTGAGTTGATCGCCTTCAAGCCCCAGACCGAGTGCGAGATGCCGCGCCTGAAAAGGCTGGAGACCAACGCCGGGATGAACGACCTCTTTGAGAATTTTTTCTGGCGTCGTCGCAGCCACCTCTTCAATATCCATCCCACCCTCACTGGAAGCCATAACGACCAGACGCGACTGCGCGCGGTCCAGCACAATGCCCAGGTACAATTCGCGGTCAATATCCGTCGCATTTTCCACCCAAACGGATTTGACCTTTTGCCCCTCAGAACCCGTTTGCGGAGTAACGAGTTGCATGCCAATAATTTCGGATGCCACTTCTCTGGCTTCGGCAGGATCGGCTGCGAGTTTAATACCGCCCCCTTTGCCGCGACCACCCGCGTGGATCTGCGCCTTGACGACCACTGCCCCACCGAGGTCTTTGGCAATAGCTTCGGCCTCTTCGGGCGTGCGAGCAACCGCACCATTTGGCACAGGCACACCAAAGGCCCTGAGAACTTCTTTAGCCTGATATTCGTGAATTTTCATCTCTGTTCCTTGTGTTTATTGTTACCGAACGCCTACTCAAACAGCGTATTTTTCCAGCACATCTCGATCAATCTCAATACCCAATCCCGGCGCATCGGGCACGGGCACTTCCCCATCCACGGCCTGGATCGGATTTACAGCCAACTCCGTCCGCAACTCATTTTCTGTCATATCGTATTCAAACAGAGACGGAATGGGGTTCAACGCATCCGGCGCATCTGGAATAGTAGCCTGCCAGTGGACAGTCGCCGCCAGCCGAATATGACTGCCCCACATATGCGGCAAAACCCGCACATAATTTGCACTCGCCATCGCCGCAATACTGCGACATTCGCTAAACCCACCTGCAATGCTGATATCGGGCTGCACAATATCCAGCGCCCGCTGCTGAATCAACTCGCGGAACGCCCAACGTCCGGCCAGCCCCTCAGCGCCCGCAATGCGTATAGGCAACGCGTCCTTCACCTGTAAATACCCGCGCACATCATCCGTTGGTATCGGCTCTTCATACCAGAACAAATCATTGTGTGCGATCTTGAGCCCCACATCAATAGCCGTACCCACATCATACCCGCAGTTGGCATCCACAGCAAACAACACATCGGGACCTATTGCCTGCCGAATTGCCGTTACATTTTTTACATCGTAAGCCGCGCCAAATCCGATCTTCATTTTCATCGCCGAAAAACCCATATCGACATACCCTTTTGCCTCATCGACGAGTGCCTGTGTCACATCGGGGCGGTCTATGCGAAATAACCCGGTGGCATACGCGGGAATCTTGTCTCTCACCTTCCCGCCCAACAATTGATACACAGGCATCTCGAGCGCCTTGCCCATCAAATCCCACAGCGCAATATCTATCCCACTGATCGCCTGCGGACTTACCCCATCATCGGACAACGCCTGATAGATCGCACCACAATCAAACGGACTGCGCCCTATAATATGCGCGTCAATCGCAGATCGATGGACTTCGCCTGTCCCCTCACCCCACCCAACCAGGCCATTATCTGTAGCAATCTCCACAACTTGCGCCTGACGGCTCGTGGACCATCCCCTCGAAATCGCGATCTTCTCTCGCAAGGGATATCGCAAATGATATGTTTTTACCCTGGTGATCTTCATCTATAAATCCTTTGGGCTAATCCTCAAACAAATCATCCAGCGTCACAGGCGTAATCGTGCCGAGATTACTCAGACTATTGAGATCAAATTTGGTCGTGTCGCCCATAATAGAAATGAGCTTGGGGCGTTTGGCAATATGTTGCTTGTGGAAATCGAGCACACTCGGCATCTCGGCCTGGAGAATGTGACCGAACCGCTCTTTTCTCGGATCGGGCGTCTGGTTGCGGCGTTCCCAAATACGCAACACGCCGGGCAACTCGCGGTATTTGATCTTGGCGACGCGATAGCGATTGACCACAGAATTTTTGGCTTCTGAAAAACGCTCGGGAGATTCGGGCAAATCATCAATCAACTCGACCAGCGCTGCAACAGCCTCCGAGGTTTTGTCCACCTGGCAGCCAATATATCCCCACATGACATTCTGATCATTGCTGCGATCGCCGAGGTCATACCGCGCAAATGTAGAATACGCCAGTGCGCGGGCTTCGCGCAATTCCTGAAAAACAATACCCGACATACCCCCGGCAAAATAATCATTGTAGAGATCAATAGCCGGACGGAGTGCAGCATCGAACACTACGCCTCCAGACTCGACAAAGACCTGAGACTGCGCTGTTTCTTTGTGAAAGAATCGGATTTCGGTTTTGTCTGGCGCGTGAACTACGAGACGTTCATAAGCAGGGGGTGTTTTTAAGTCACCACTGTTGGGAAAATGCTTTTTGATCGTCGCAAGAACCTCATTCAGCGGCCTGGAACCTCCGTAAATCAGGACATGTTCATAGGTCGGCAGGCTGGATATCAAACCGTGTAATTCTGCAACCGTGAGCTTTTGCAATGCCTCAGAAGAAATGCGGCGTTTGTACGACGAATTGTCGCCATAACGACTGTAGAAACGCAGGGCATTGCGCAGAGATCGAGGGTCTTTCTTTTGATCTTCGCGTTGCGCGAAGATGAGATTGACGAGTTCATCGAGCGTGGCCTGATCAGCAGTCGGGTTCTGGATATACTTCATCATCAACGAAAGAGATGCCGCAAAATTTTCATCTATGCCGGAAATACTGATATTGGTCTCATTATCTGACACGCCAATATTGAAATCCGTACCCAGTTTGTACCATTCTTTCTTCAGCGCATCGGGAGACAGATCGCCAGCACCAGATTTGTCCAGGAGTGATCTGGCCGTGCTGAGTCGATTATCCTGATACGTCCCCATATCCACGCTGAGCGTGAACGTGAAGAGATCGTTAACCGGATTTTTCACATAGTAGAGTTTTACACCATCCCGCACCTGTGCAATGGTATAGTCTTTATCGGTGACAAAAACGGGAGAAAGCTCATCGGCAGACATAGCCAGCACATCTTTTGCAAATTCGGATTGACGGGTCGGATCGATATCAATCTTGTCGATTTTGGGCTTCTCGATCTTGGGCAATTCGTGTTGTTCGTCAATGCGATACCCCGCAACATAGTCTTCGCCAAAATAATGATTGGCTATGCGAATAACATCTTCTCGCGTGATTTTTTCCATACGGGCAATTTCAGCAACCTCTTGATCCCATTCAGCAAATCCCAGAAATGCACTGGTCATTTGTCTGACCCGGCTGCGATTGGATTCCAAACCCCGCTTTTGATTCTTTTTAAAATCCGTGACAATCGCAGACAACAGGCTTTCGTCAAATTCTCCGCGTTTGATCATGGCAATTTGATCCAGCAGCAGTTGCTCAACTTCGGCGAGTGTTTGATCTCTTTTTGGAATACCCCAAAGATATTGCGTGCCGTAGTCATTGTGTAAATAGGGATAACTTCCCGCGCGTCGTACTTTCTGCTGCTGCACGAGATTGAGATTGACAAGCCCCGCAGTGCGATTGTCCAGAATCATATCAATCAGCTTCAGTGCCTCGGCATCTTTGTGATTGCGATGATTCGTGCGAAACGCCAGAAGTACGTATTCTTCGCCCTGAAATTTGACTGTGACGCGCTCGGCGCCTTTAAGGGGTGGTTCTTCCCATGTCGGGAGCGCGGGAATATCTTTGGCTTTCCATGCTGAGAAATGTTCGTCAATCAGTTTAATCGTCGCGTCGATGTCAATATCGCCCGAAATACAAATCGCCATATTGTTGGGCACGTAATAAGTGTCGTAAAATTGGTACATATTTTTGAGCGAGGGATTTTTGAGATGCTCCACCTCGCCAATCGTGGTTTGCTGGCCGTAGGGATGATTTTTGTACAGATGTTTGTTCACAGCCTCGCTGATGAGCCAGCCTTTGTTGTCCAAAGTGCGATTCTTTTCCTCATATACCACTTCGAGTTCGGGTTGAAACAGGCGAAACACGGGATTTTGAAACCGTTCAGACTCAATTTTTGCCCAGTGTTTGAGATAATTGCTGGGCAACCCCACTTTGTACACGGTTTCTTCGTGCCAGGTGTGTGCATTCAAACCACTCTCGCCCATAGCTTTGTAAAGTTTGTCCAGCTCGTTGGGTATAGCGTATTGTGCGGCCTGTTGAGATGCTTTGTTGATCTCTGCGTAAATGGCCTTGCGTTTTTCGGGATCGGTTTCACTGAAATGATCTTCGTAGAGCGCAATAATGCGGTCAATGTGCATTTTTTCTTTTTTATAATCCAATGTCCCGATATGTTGCGTGCCCTTAAAAAGCATATGTTCCAAATAATGTGCCAGACCCGTAGATTCGGCGGGATCTTGTTTGCTTCCCGCACGTACGGGGATTTCGGCATAAAAACGCGGTTCCTCGTGGTTTTCAGTGAGATAAACGGTGAGGCCATTGTCGAGTTTATAAATGTGTACATTCATCGGATCGTCGGGATTGGGCGCATTAACGCGCGTAAACCCGGCGAAGACAGGCGAAGCTATCAGTGTAAGAGCAAAAAGTGTAAGGGCGAATAATCTACGCATAATGCACTCCTTTGAAAGTGAACCGTGTCGTGAATTTTGCAGATTGGATAATTTATCTATTTTTTGATGCTGTGAAAAGCATAAAGGTTTCATTATCAATATTCAATCATTTACGCAGTCTTCCATGCGAATTTGATCGAGGCGTCGGGCGACATCCTGGGGTTGGATTCGGGTTTTAAAAAAGAAAACATGCCCGGGCACATCCTCGAAATCTTCTTCCTCGACATTGAGATCGCGGGAAACAGCGACGACGAGGTCTTTGCGATTAGCGCGGCGGAGTTTGTCGAGTTTGCGCCTCAGATAATCGGGATGCCAGAAACCGACGATCTCGAGCAGTGCCGTACGACCATCGGGATGGCGGAATGCAAAATCGGGAATGAAGACCGTATTCTTGAGATTCACAATTTCTGTTTCGCGTTCGAGTTCCCAGTCGGTCCTGGCTTTTTCAAAGCGCGTAGCAAAGGTCTCTTCGAGAAGAGAATCATACATGGTCTGGTCTTTGTAATGCGAAATCAAATTGTGGTTGTCATCCAGAACAAAATCGCCTTCGCGGCCATCTTTGAGTTTGACCGTCGCTTCCATTTTCCAGCGGGTACACAAGAGCAACGCAGGCAGAAAAACAGCCATCTGAATACCGTATTTTTGCGAGAGGCGAAACAGGCTTACGGGACCGTCGAGGACAATTTCGTATCCCGCATCCCGGTCGCCGCGGATATCGTGAATCAAGCGATAAAATTTGATAAACTTAAAGAGTTGTTTGTAGCGCACGGGCAAGTTGCGATGCACCGAGAGTCGCATGCGCGTGCAGCGATAGAACATAGCCTGCGCGAGTGCGACATTGTAGCGGTTGAGCAACCACGCGGGATCGGGCGCGTCAAAGCGATCGAGATAGTGATTGACGGGAAGGTCTGCGTAGAGGCTATGCGCGATATTTTCCGCCGAGGTCTGATATTTGAGCGCGACCTGGTCGAGAATGTGTTCGCGCGTGACGGGATAGAGAAGATCGGGTTCGCGGACAATGGGGTGATTCTCTCGGCCGAGGCCAAAAACCTGTGTGCGAACTTCTTCGGGTTCGACAATACTGTCAATGCGAAACTCACAGCGATCGTCTTCGAGCAATTTCGTCAGACCGCGTTGAACGCGATAATCCGTTGCTTCGGCCGCACGCATGTCCAGAGCACTGTGTAATTCACCGCGCGACTTGCCCTGGTGATCGGTGAAAATATCGATAATATCCTCTGCCAGCCCGATAATATTGGGCGCTGCAGTATCCACATAGCGAGGCTCGATATAAGGCCCGCGACGGCGCACGAGTAAAAGGTCGGAAGTGAGCATAAATCGGTAAGACTTGAAACGCCTGCCCTTTACAGGACAGGCTTAAGTGCCTCTACTACAGCCAATGGAAAAATTTCTGTTACATCGCCTTCCAGGCGCAATGCGAGATCTGCATAACTGTCGTGATCCGTTTTGCCCTTATTGATAATAACATAGGGCGCACCGCGTTCTGCTGCCATCAATGGAAAGCTCGCGGCGGGATAGACGGATAGAGTAGAACCCAGAGATATCGCCAGGTCGGCATTGGCTGCTGCTTTTGCTGCTTGGTGCAAGTCCGCTTCAATGAGCAGTTGACCAAAGCTGATGGTGGCGGATTTGAGATAACCCCCGCATTCGCACATGGGA
Protein-coding regions in this window:
- a CDS encoding sulfatase-like hydrolase/transferase; the protein is MTRPNLLYIHSDQHSPKVLGCYGDSLVQTPHLDALAAQGVRFNNAYCPSPVCTPSRMSMLTGRYPYENEVWTNHHILDSGRPTLAHAMGAAGYHPVLIGRMHALGTDQLHGYVDRPVGDHSSNYPGTGDAPSNLIQSVQKSGAGQSSYEVHDEDVTASAVDFINREGIRKRSGQTDTPFCMHVGYMLPHSPYIARKADYDQYIDVITPPKHPKPTGDESHPFFEWWRNRNRFLEIDDADTTRARAAYWALVTAMDRMIGQLLEALEKNGFTQNTMIVYSSDHGEHVGEKALWMKRTFYEESVRVPAIISWPDALPKGQVNNRVVSALDLNATMLDALGAPELPHSRGRSLLSLLRGEVDTWEDIAFSEYCIYEGHYQRMIRQGDWKLIYYHGYDPQLFNLSEDPEELYNRADDSECQAIRQELTAKVLDGWDPEWVAKKMQEKRRDLEVIREWASATNAPEQCKWPQTSQMTYLD
- a CDS encoding SH3 domain-containing protein, translating into MVRSKFLADRFFVGLFCVLMASLSGCDYLLPKETVYVTVAILNLREKPTTKSQVVERLQRGRELEIFERANPWLRVRTDGKTEGWVHGNYVGDAAAVRAALQKDLARRSGTRKKRPIARPTQPATEPQATQETQATQPSPGALSIDGMIEGMPGDLILEEVDPLEGQPRHFGATGSGQVVLEFWGPEADLLRSEIMVTVLDISDADLNRNADLVRLFIRNAVPQWQRDTVWVANFLRELSSQDVGTGGFDTRSKTVRFRFIKPLSAIRVTIEKAS
- a CDS encoding zinc ribbon domain-containing protein, which codes for MPTYEYACTACEHEFEAFHSITADPIRLCPECGEQKVERLISGGAGLIFKGSGFYITDYRSDGYKEAAKKDKEASKEKKSDKKKSETKKTSESKNSDSKAA
- a CDS encoding fumarylacetoacetate hydrolase family protein gives rise to the protein MKLATYSVGGAESIGAVVANDSIIVDLAAADSALAQSENPPFFTDMLTLLEAGAEGRSAAQQAAADAEKRLNGTPDGETSFAVSDVKLSAPIPNPRKLFCLAGNYQDHIEESGTTKMQIQDKETPRVFMKPPTSTVIGPGDQILIPPIARGVDWEGELAVVIGREAKGVQAEDALDYVAGYTVMNDVSERMLQIKKRTDSRPRDEWFDWLNGKWLDTFAPQGPWIVTSDEITDPHTLDISTYVNGDRKQHNNTGQMLYPVDKIIEYISAIITLEPGDLISTGTISGVGDTTGTYMQPGDTVEIEISGIGRLVNTVAASEK
- the dnaK gene encoding molecular chaperone DnaK; the encoded protein is MSTVIGIDLGTTNSCVAVMEGGDPVVVPNSEGGRTTPSVVAFAQDGERLIGEVAKRQAVTNPAKTIYSIKRFMGRRREEVSTEISEVPYTVTSDANGLASVQLDDKTYTPPEISAMVLQKMKQTAEDYLGETITQAVVTVPAYFNDAQRQATKDAGKIAGLDVLRIVNEPTAASLAYGLDKKSDEKIAVFDLGGGTFDISILELGDGVFEVKSTNGDTHLGGDDFDQRVIDFLAEEFLKENSVDLRQDPMALQRLKEAAEKAKCELSTSASTDINLPFITADASGPKHLNVNLSRARFEQLVDDLVHRTKGPCEQAIRDAGLSASDIDEVILVGGSTRIPKVQEIVQEVFGKEPNRGVNPDEVVAIGAAIQAGVLSGDVTDVLLLDVTPLSLGIETLGGVMTRLIDRNTTIPSKKAEVFSTAADSQPSVEIHVLQGERDMSVDNRTIGRFHLDGIPPAPRGVPQIEVTFDIDANGILNVSAKDKGTGKEQNIRIEASSGLSDAEIDKMVNDAQANAAEDKQKREAVEIKNAAEQQVHQTEKQIEEMGDKVSAETKAKVTEAVDKVKDALKGDNVDAIKSANENLTQVWHQVASELYQQAAAEEGPQGAPGEPPPGGAEGPKQSDDGTVDAEYEVVDDKKK
- a CDS encoding creatininase family protein — encoded protein: MASVKDIYKFDELTWPEVNEAVEMGKIPIIPTGAVEQHGHHLPLKVDHLCANAVATEGARLKPEYSLVLPPVSYGYVHHVMDFPGSLNIHYEHFIQYLLDICKSLAYHGFKKMILVNGHGSNHNLVEMVARRTIVETDASCAFCSWWQLLKVDPDFDKEWRESVFPGGCSHAGELETSMLLHLSPESVRKDKIKSEIARTNKRGSKFVWTDLFSRGPVGIIEWTSQYTDSGVMGEAEKATAEKGKIVFEEASKNLAQFVEEYYHQKIETPTQKQAQEPTFPLSFTSH